The Pseudomonas entomophila genome segment CCGGGTCGCACCGCCCAACTACGTCGCTGAATGACACCCGCCCACGACAACGCCCGCGCCTGACCGCGGGCGTTGTGCTTGAACCAAAAGGAACGTCACCATGCCGCTGCGTCGCCTCTCCATCCAGTGGAAGATCACCTTGCTGGCCGGCCTGTGCCTGCTGGCCATCGTCGCCCTGCTGGTTGCCACCTCGCTCACCCAGGCCAGGCGCAGCGCAGCGCTGGTCAGCCAGGCCAACGCCGAGATGCTCGAACACAGCGCGCGCCTGCGCCTGCAGGCCCACGCCGAGACCCAGGCGTTACGCATCCAGCGCTACTTCATGGATGCCTACCAGTACGGCAACGGCTTCGCCCGGCTGGTGCAGGTGCTCAAGGCGCGCGGCGACAGCGACCTGCGCACGGTACTGACTGCCCAGGCCCGCAGCGCCTTGGCGGGCAACCCGAACCTGACCGGGCTGTACCTGGTCTTCGAACCCAATGCCCTGGACCATCAGGACAGCCGCTTCGTCGCCCAGGCCGAGCTGGGCAGCAACGACAGCGGGCGCTTCTCGCTGTACTGGTCGCAATCGAGCCCTGGCGCGCTGCAAGCCGAAGCCATGCCCGAGTCGATGCTGGCCGACACCACGGTCGGCGCCAACGGTTCCCCCTACAATCGCTGGCTGACCTGCCCGCAACAGACCGCCAAGGCCTGTGTGCTCGACCCGTACTTCGACGAGGTCAACGGCCGCCAGGTACTGATGACCAGCATCGCCCTGCCGCTGCTCGAAGGTGGCAAGGTAGTCGGCGTACTCGGCCTGGACATCGGCCTGGACAACCTGCAGCAACTGAGCCTGGATGGCCGCCAGGAGCTGTTCGACGGCCAGGGCCAAGTCAGCATCGTCAGCCCTGCCGGGTTGCTGGCCGGCAACAGCCGTGACGCCGGCAAGCTGGCCAAGCCCCTGGAGCAGACCGTGGCCGATGGCCTGTTGCGCGTCGCCCGACCGTTCACCCCGATCCCCGACGCCGCGCCCTGGCAGGTGCTTCTGGAACTGCCCGAGCAGGTACTGCAGGCACCGGCGGTGGCCCTCAACCAGCGCCTGGACGCCCACAACCAGAGCGCCAACCTGACTAGCCTGCTGATCGGCCTGGGCGCGGCGGTCGCGGGCCTGCTGCTGGTGTGGCTGACCGCCCGCGGCGTGACCCGGCCGATCCTCGCCGTGGCTGCGCGGCTGAAGGATATCGCCAGCGGCGAAGGCGACCTGACGCGCCGCCTGGACTACGCCCGCGACGACGAACTGGGCCAGTTGACCGGCTGGTTCAACCGTTTCCTCGACAAGCTCCAGCCGGTGATCGCCCAGGTCAAGGGCTCGCTGCAGGAAGCCCGTGGCACCGCCGATCAATCGGCGGTCATCGCCAGCCAGACCAGCGCCGGCATGCAGCAACAGCACCGCGAGATCGAACAGGTGGCCACCGCCGCCAACGAGATGAGCGCCACCGCCCAGGACGTCGCCCACAACGCCTCGCAGGCCGCCCAGGCCGCCCGTGGTGCCGACCAGGCCGCCCGCGAAGGGCTGGCGCTGGTCGACGCCAATCGTCAAGCCATCGACCAACTGGCCGGCGGCATGGACACCGCAATGCAAGAGGCGCGCGCACTGGAAAGCCGCAGCGAACAGATCGGTTCGGTGCTGGAGGTGATCCGCGCTATCGCCGAGCAGACCAACCTGCTGGCCCTCAACGCGGCCATCGAGGCGGCCCGGGCCGGCGAAGCCGGGCGTGGTTTTGCCGTGGTCGCCGATGAGGTGCGCAACCTGGCGCAGCGCACCCAGGTGTCGGTGGAGGAGATTCGCCAGGTGATCGAAGGCCTGCAGCAGGGCACTCGGGATGTGGTCGAGGCCATGCGCGGCGGCCAGCGCCAAGCCCAGGAAAGCGCCACGCAAATGGAGCGGACCCTGCCCGCCCTGCAGCGTATCGGTGAGGCGGTGGCGGTGATCACCGACATGAACCTGCAGATCGCCTCGGCGGCCGAGGAACAGAGCGCGGTGGCCGAAGAGGTAAACCGCAACGTGGCCGGGATCCGCGATGTGACCGAGTCGCTGTCGGGACAGGCCGATGAGTCGGCGCGGATCAGCCAAGCCTTGAACCGCCTGGCCAATCAGCAACAGGCACTGATGGAGCAGTTCCGGGTGTAAGCCGACGCTCATGGAACACTTCTGTAGGAGCGACACAACTCCAAGACTTTCATGTCCCGTTGACGTTCTTTTCACGCTGCCTGCATTAGCGTCGCCTGCCTTACCCGCCGCTCGCCAGATCCGGCCATTTCAGGTGCAACGAGGCATACGTGTCGACTTCTTCTACCCCTACTCGCAAACGCGTGGACTGGGCTGGCCTAGGCTGGCTGCTGCTGTTCTTCTGGTACTTCTCCGGCGTGACCCAGGCATTACTGCTGTTCAGCGGCACCACTGGCTTCGCTGGCTTTCGCGATGCCTTCATTCTCAGCAGCCTGTGGCTCGCCCCGGTTCTGCTGCTACCGCGCCTGACCCGCCCGCTGTCCGCGTTGATCGGGTTGGTGCTGTGGGCGTCATCGCTGGTGGGCCTGAGCTACTTCGGTATCTATCGCCAGGAGTTTTCGCAGAGCGTCATCTTCGTGATGTTCGAATCAAACACCGCCGAAGCCAGCGAATACTTCAGCCAGTACTTCAGTGTCACGCTGTGCCTGGCGCTGCTGCTCTACACGGTCGTTGCCGTATTGCTGTGGCGACGCATCCGCCCCGTCACCCTGCCCCTGCGCACTCGCCTGCCACTGGTCGTCATGTTGCTGGCCGCAATCCTGGTCTACCCCTTCTACAAACAGATGGTCACCCAGGAACGCTCGTTCGCCGATGCCCGGGAAAAGGTCGAGCAACGCATGGAACCCGCCGTGCCGTGGCAACTGGTGGTCGGCTACCGGCAGTATCGCCAGCAACTGGACAACATGCAGGAACTGCTTGATAAAAACGCCGCGCTGCCTCCACTGCAAGGGCTCAAGGACAGCAACGGCGACACACCACGCACACTGGTGCTGGTACTGGGCGAGTCCACCACCCGCGAACACATGCACGTGTACGGCTACAACCGTGACACCACGCCCAACCTCGATGCCCTGGCCGCCAGCGACAAGGGCCTGACAGTGTTCCGCAACGTCGTCTCGCCGCGCCCCTACACCATCGAGGTGATGCAGCAGATCCTGACTTTCGGCGACGAAGAGCACCCTGATCGCTTCCTCAGCGCCCCGTCGCTGATCAACCTGATGAAACAGGCGGGCTACAAGACCTTCTGGATCACCAACCAGCAGACCATGACCAAACGCAACACCATGCTCACCACCTTCTCCCAGCAGACGGACGAGCCGGTGTACCTGAACAACCAGCGCAACCAGAATGCCAGCCAGTACGATGACGTGGTGCTGCCCCCCTTTGAGAAGGCCTTGCAGGACCCGGCGCCGAAGAAGCTCATCATTGTCCACTTGCTCGGTACGCACATGGACTACCGCTACCGTTACCCGGCGCAGTACGAGCACTTCAAGGACAACCAGGGGGCACCCGCAGCGCTGTCACCTGACCAGGTCGAAACCTACAACTTCTATGACAACGCAGTGCGCTACAACGACTTCGTGGTATCCAGCCTGATCAAGCGCTATTCGGCGAGCACCCCGAACGGTTTCCTGCTGTACCTCTCCGACCATGGCGAGGATGTCTACAGTTCGGGCAACCACGACCGCCTGGGCCGCAACGAAGGCGATCCGACCCGGCCGATGTACACCATCCCATTCCTGCTCTGGACCTCACCGAGCTGGCAAGCCAGCCACCCACGCGACCTGCAGGCGGCGGCCGCGCGCCCGTACAGCAGTGCGCACCTGATCCATACGCTGTCCGACCTGGCCGGCCTCAGCTACGACCTTTACGAGCCGGCCAAGAGCGTGGTCAGCGATCAGTTCGTCGCCACACCGCGCTGGATCGGCAACCCCTACGCGAAGAATGGCCTGCATGACTTCGACCAACTGCCCACCGGCAAGGCCGATAAACAGCAGACAGTCAGCAGCGACATGCCGAAGCCGGGCAAGATATGAGCAGGAAGCAGGCGACGAGGAGCCTGGCCAGCAAGGCAGGCTCCTACGGGTTGGCGCAATGCCAGTAATCAGGGCGCGGGGATTGCCTGGCGCTTGCGTGCATAGTCGAGAAATGCGTCCAGGTCACCACTGCAGAGCATGCGCGCCACCGCCTTCACCTCATCGACCGGCCAGTCCCACCAGGCCGCTTCGAGCAGCGCCTCGCGTACTGGCTCGTCGAAGCGCCAGCGGATGAATTTGCATGGGTTTCCACCAACCACAGCGTAGGGCGGCACGTCACGCGTAACCATGGCACCGGCGGCAACGATCGCGCCATGGCCGATGGTGACCCCAGAGAGAATCATCGCATTGGTGCAAATCCAGCAGTCACTGCCGATCACCACATTACCCTTGCTTGGCGAGTAATCCTTGATGTCTTCAAGACCATCGATCTTGGCGGGAAATGGGTAGGTGGTCAGCCAATCGGTGCGGTGCTCACCGCCTAGCAGGATCTGCACGCCTTCAGCAATCGACGTGAAATTGCCGATGTGCAGCACCGCGTCGTCACCGAACTCGGTGACCAGTGGCGTGCCATAACTACCAATTCCCACACTGCCACGGGGAAAGCTCAGACGAAGTTTCTCCGCTGCCCGGTCGAGTTTGTCCATGGCGCGCAGGCGTTTGCGCTCCCGCCGATTGATCAGTTTCTGCCAGAGATTCAAGAAAGGTATCCAGGGGCGAAGTGGGTGAGAATCATCAACGGTGGAACAACAGGCGCTTGATACGCCTGAAGGTAGTCTTGTTGTAATGGCGCAGCGGGATGCCACGCAGCAATTGCCAGGCGTAGCCCTTGTCCGACACCACCGCGTACTTCAAGGCCTTGTGCACCAGCACCGAACGCCCCCAGGCGTAGGCCGGGTGCTCGCGATACGGGGCGATGGTCTTGAGGTCGGCCTCGAGCAGCACCTTGAACTTTCGCGACAAGTTGTTGGGGTGGCGCCGATAACGCGTGACGCATACCGGAAGCTCGTGGATTTCGTAGCCCTGCGACGCAATGCGCAGGGTCATCTGGAAGTCCTGGACCTTGATCGCCGGGTCATAGAATTTCGCCGCCCGCATCGCCTCCATGCGGTACAACGAAGCCGGTGCACCGATCACCACGGCATCGCGCAGTATCTGCTCGAAGCTGAAGGTCTTGATCTCGCTGCGTTGCTGCACCTTGGTGTCGCGGCCTTCCGTGTCCATGTAGGTGATCAGCGCACCCACGCACCCTACTTTCGGGTGCTCGTCCAGATAGCGGGCACGCACGCTGAGCGAGTGTGGCAGCATGATGTCGTCCAGGTCCGGCGTCGACACATAGACGCCACGGGCATGGGCAAGCCCGGTGTTGAGTGCGCCGCTGACGCCCTGGTTGGCCTGGGTGAGGAGCGTGAAGTCGTAGGTTTTCTGCAACTCGCGCAGCATTTCCACGCTGCGGTCGCTCGAGCCATCATCGACGATGATGACTTCGAAGTTCGGGTAATCCTGAGCAAAGATACTCTGCAGGGCCTCCCGCAGGTACTTCTCGGCGTTATAGCAGGGTGCCACGACAGAGATCAGCGGGGGCTGGGTCTCACTGTGCTGCTCGCTTCCATGTGTCATTGATCTGAGGCGCCTCTGGCCGCGGTGGAATGGCCTCCCGACAGGCAGCATGACAGTGTTGCGCCGGGCGAACGAGAGTATACGCGATCAGATAGTGAACACGACAAAGCCTGCATATGCAATGCCACACACGGACATCCGGCCTGCGGGGAACACCGTCACTGCCCCAATTGCCCCAGGTCCGCCGCCAACTGCAGCCTCGCGGTATACCATTCGACCACCGAACTGACCCGGCGCTGTTGCGCACTCGCTAGGTCGTTCTGCGCATTCAGCAGCTCGATGATGCTCCCGACGCCGGCCTTGTAGCGCCCCAATGCCACCCGGTACGACTGGCTGGCACTCCCGACCAGGCGCCGACTGATGGCCAAGGCCTGGGTGCGCGCCTCGAGGGCCTGGCGGCTGCGCCATACACTCAGGGCAATGCTGCGCTCGGCTTGCTGCAGGTCCTGCTCACGCGCACCGGCTTCGTACTCGGCGGCGCGGGTCCGACGCCGGGCGAGGAAACCGTCGAAAATCGGCACAGTGACTTGCAGCCCCACCGTCCAGGTCTCTATCTGCTGGCGCGAAGCCACCTGCTCCACCGGCGTGTCGTCGTGCCGATAACTGCTGTACAAAGCGATCTTCGGTCGCCCCTGGGCGCGCTCCGCATCGGCCCTGGCCAGGCTCGACGACCATTCGGCGCGAGCCTTCGCCACGGACGGGTGGTTGCGCCTGGCTTGCTCCATCAGGGCATCGACGCCGGCCATGAAGGCCGTTTCCTGTCCCTCGGGCTCATTCAGGGCCTCGAGCCGTAGCGGCGTGGACGGCGAAAGGCTGAGCGCACTGGCAAGCGCCCCCCGGGCCGTGGCCAGGTCACCCTCGGCCAGCACCCGCTCGAGCCGGGCCTGTTCGTAGGTGGTTTGCGCCTGCAAGCGATCGGCCTGCTCACCCGCGCCAGCCTGATGCTTGGCGGTCGTCACCTTGAAGCTGTCAGCGGCCAGCGCCTCGATACTGCGACGCGCTTCGAGCAACGCATCATTGGCCTGCACCTGGTAGAACGCCTTGCTGGTGTCGAGCACCACCTGCTGGATCTTCGCCACCCGGCTGCTGCTCGCCGCATTGAGCAGTTGCCGGGCACTTTCCACCTTGGCTTCGCGCAGGCCGAAGTCGTACAGCACCCAGTTGAGGTTCACGCCATAGCTGCTGGTACGCGCATCCAGCGTCGAGTTTGCGTCGGAGAAGCCCTCGTAACGGGTCTTGCGGTTGGCCCTGCCGGTGCTGGCGACGCCCTGCAGCGTCGGCCAGTAGGCAGACTGCTCGGCCTCCATGCTGGCCTGGCTGCTCAGCTGCGTGCGCCAGGCCGCCTCGAGTTCAGGGTCGGCGCACAGCGCCATGGCCACCGCCCGCGACAAACCCAGCGCCTCCCCCGGGCGCAAAGGCCCGGGGCACGCCTGCAATGCCCCGACAGCCAGACACGGCAGGCTCGACAGCGCAAGCAGCGCGGTCAAGCGTCGCCACCCGTTCATGGCGCGGCGTCTTGCCGGGGGCCATTGCCGGCCAATCGACCGTTGACCAAGGCCACCACACGCTGTGCCGAGCGTATCGTGTCTGGTCGGTGGGCAACGATCACCCGCGTGATGTTCAACGTTTGCAGAGCCTGGTTCACCGCGTTCTCGCGCTGGATATCCAGGTGGCTGGTGGCTTCGTCGAGAAACAGCAACCTAGGTTTGCGATAGAGCGCACGCGCCAACAGGATACGTTGCTTCTGCCCACCCGAGAGCACCGTGCCCATGTCCCCGACCAGGGTGTTGTAGGCCATCGGCATGCGCACGATATCCTCATGCACCGCGGCCAGCCGGGCGCATTGCTCGACCCAGCTCTGGTCGACGTCACTGGCGAAGAAGCTGATATTGTCGCCGATCGAGCCGGCGAACAGCACGTCGTCCTGCAGCACTGTGGCGCTGATACTCCGCAGCCGGTCGAGGTTGTTCGCATCCACCGGTTCACCGTCCAGCAGCACCTGCCCCTCGACCGGTGGCAGGATGCCAAGCATGACATTGAGCAAGGTGGTCTTGCCGCACCCGGACGGCCCGACAATGGCCAGCGACTCGCCCGGCTCGACGGTCAACGAGAGACCATCGAGCACCCAGGGCTCATGGTCCGAATAACGAAACCGCAACTGACGCACCTCCAGCCGCGGCACCGGGCCGTCCGGCGGCACATCCACCAACCCTCCCCGCCCCTCGGCCTGCTGCAGCACGATGTCTGCCAGGCGCTCGCCATGCAGGCGCAGCATCACCACATCCACCAGCTTGTCGATCAGCCCCGCCACCCGGCCATTGAATTGGTCCTTGTAGGCATTGAAGGCGATCAGCATGCCGGCGCTGAACACCCCCTCGATCACCTGCCTGGCACCCAGCCAGATCACCAGCAGTGTCACCGTGCCGAACAGCAAACCGTTGAATGCGCGGTACAACAGTTGCAGTTTCTGCGGACGCAGCCCGGCATTGATCTCGTCCACCAACAGGCCACCCCAGACCGTGGCGCGCTGCTCCTGGCGAGCGAATAGCTTGAGCGTGCGCACCCCACGCATGGTTTCCAGGAAGTAACTCTGCTGCCGGGCGGCACGCACCAGCTCCTCCTCGCTGGCCCGCCG includes the following:
- a CDS encoding methyl-accepting chemotaxis protein, coding for MPLRRLSIQWKITLLAGLCLLAIVALLVATSLTQARRSAALVSQANAEMLEHSARLRLQAHAETQALRIQRYFMDAYQYGNGFARLVQVLKARGDSDLRTVLTAQARSALAGNPNLTGLYLVFEPNALDHQDSRFVAQAELGSNDSGRFSLYWSQSSPGALQAEAMPESMLADTTVGANGSPYNRWLTCPQQTAKACVLDPYFDEVNGRQVLMTSIALPLLEGGKVVGVLGLDIGLDNLQQLSLDGRQELFDGQGQVSIVSPAGLLAGNSRDAGKLAKPLEQTVADGLLRVARPFTPIPDAAPWQVLLELPEQVLQAPAVALNQRLDAHNQSANLTSLLIGLGAAVAGLLLVWLTARGVTRPILAVAARLKDIASGEGDLTRRLDYARDDELGQLTGWFNRFLDKLQPVIAQVKGSLQEARGTADQSAVIASQTSAGMQQQHREIEQVATAANEMSATAQDVAHNASQAAQAARGADQAAREGLALVDANRQAIDQLAGGMDTAMQEARALESRSEQIGSVLEVIRAIAEQTNLLALNAAIEAARAGEAGRGFAVVADEVRNLAQRTQVSVEEIRQVIEGLQQGTRDVVEAMRGGQRQAQESATQMERTLPALQRIGEAVAVITDMNLQIASAAEEQSAVAEEVNRNVAGIRDVTESLSGQADESARISQALNRLANQQQALMEQFRV
- a CDS encoding phosphoethanolamine transferase CptA, giving the protein MSTSSTPTRKRVDWAGLGWLLLFFWYFSGVTQALLLFSGTTGFAGFRDAFILSSLWLAPVLLLPRLTRPLSALIGLVLWASSLVGLSYFGIYRQEFSQSVIFVMFESNTAEASEYFSQYFSVTLCLALLLYTVVAVLLWRRIRPVTLPLRTRLPLVVMLLAAILVYPFYKQMVTQERSFADAREKVEQRMEPAVPWQLVVGYRQYRQQLDNMQELLDKNAALPPLQGLKDSNGDTPRTLVLVLGESTTREHMHVYGYNRDTTPNLDALAASDKGLTVFRNVVSPRPYTIEVMQQILTFGDEEHPDRFLSAPSLINLMKQAGYKTFWITNQQTMTKRNTMLTTFSQQTDEPVYLNNQRNQNASQYDDVVLPPFEKALQDPAPKKLIIVHLLGTHMDYRYRYPAQYEHFKDNQGAPAALSPDQVETYNFYDNAVRYNDFVVSSLIKRYSASTPNGFLLYLSDHGEDVYSSGNHDRLGRNEGDPTRPMYTIPFLLWTSPSWQASHPRDLQAAAARPYSSAHLIHTLSDLAGLSYDLYEPAKSVVSDQFVATPRWIGNPYAKNGLHDFDQLPTGKADKQQTVSSDMPKPGKI
- a CDS encoding CatB-related O-acetyltransferase translates to MDKLDRAAEKLRLSFPRGSVGIGSYGTPLVTEFGDDAVLHIGNFTSIAEGVQILLGGEHRTDWLTTYPFPAKIDGLEDIKDYSPSKGNVVIGSDCWICTNAMILSGVTIGHGAIVAAGAMVTRDVPPYAVVGGNPCKFIRWRFDEPVREALLEAAWWDWPVDEVKAVARMLCSGDLDAFLDYARKRQAIPAP
- a CDS encoding glycosyltransferase family 2 protein, which produces MTHGSEQHSETQPPLISVVAPCYNAEKYLREALQSIFAQDYPNFEVIIVDDGSSDRSVEMLRELQKTYDFTLLTQANQGVSGALNTGLAHARGVYVSTPDLDDIMLPHSLSVRARYLDEHPKVGCVGALITYMDTEGRDTKVQQRSEIKTFSFEQILRDAVVIGAPASLYRMEAMRAAKFYDPAIKVQDFQMTLRIASQGYEIHELPVCVTRYRRHPNNLSRKFKVLLEADLKTIAPYREHPAYAWGRSVLVHKALKYAVVSDKGYAWQLLRGIPLRHYNKTTFRRIKRLLFHR
- a CDS encoding TolC family protein, with product MNGWRRLTALLALSSLPCLAVGALQACPGPLRPGEALGLSRAVAMALCADPELEAAWRTQLSSQASMEAEQSAYWPTLQGVASTGRANRKTRYEGFSDANSTLDARTSSYGVNLNWVLYDFGLREAKVESARQLLNAASSSRVAKIQQVVLDTSKAFYQVQANDALLEARRSIEALAADSFKVTTAKHQAGAGEQADRLQAQTTYEQARLERVLAEGDLATARGALASALSLSPSTPLRLEALNEPEGQETAFMAGVDALMEQARRNHPSVAKARAEWSSSLARADAERAQGRPKIALYSSYRHDDTPVEQVASRQQIETWTVGLQVTVPIFDGFLARRRTRAAEYEAGAREQDLQQAERSIALSVWRSRQALEARTQALAISRRLVGSASQSYRVALGRYKAGVGSIIELLNAQNDLASAQQRRVSSVVEWYTARLQLAADLGQLGQ
- a CDS encoding peptidase domain-containing ABC transporter, with protein sequence MSIAQSLNFGVGRKLPVILQVEAAECGQACLAMIAAYHGQVHDLPSLRQKLSPSMKGATLKQLMAMAAQLGLASRPLRLELEALEQLKLPCILHWNFNHFVVLKEVGPRWVTLHDPARGVCRLTRQAVSEAFTGVALELWPHDDFQPGETKTPLPLRRLLGRVQGFGGVLGHVLALGVALEVCMILTPFFLQTVIDKVLVSADRDLLAVLALGFGLLLVAQQALSLARSWALMYLGTLLGSQWQINVFNHLVRLPVAYFERRHLGDIVSRFGSLKAIQRTLTTSFIEALLDGMMTVVTLALMFLYSPPLALIAVAAMLLYALARWAWFGPLRRASEEELVRAARQQSYFLETMRGVRTLKLFARQEQRATVWGGLLVDEINAGLRPQKLQLLYRAFNGLLFGTVTLLVIWLGARQVIEGVFSAGMLIAFNAYKDQFNGRVAGLIDKLVDVVMLRLHGERLADIVLQQAEGRGGLVDVPPDGPVPRLEVRQLRFRYSDHEPWVLDGLSLTVEPGESLAIVGPSGCGKTTLLNVMLGILPPVEGQVLLDGEPVDANNLDRLRSISATVLQDDVLFAGSIGDNISFFASDVDQSWVEQCARLAAVHEDIVRMPMAYNTLVGDMGTVLSGGQKQRILLARALYRKPRLLFLDEATSHLDIQRENAVNQALQTLNITRVIVAHRPDTIRSAQRVVALVNGRLAGNGPRQDAAP